From one Musa acuminata AAA Group cultivar baxijiao chromosome BXJ2-6, Cavendish_Baxijiao_AAA, whole genome shotgun sequence genomic stretch:
- the LOC103989885 gene encoding receptor protein-tyrosine kinase CEPR1 isoform X2 — protein MAIVAATALAVSFLLVLLALSLGASVQESQFSFLSLLKQSLQGPSMARWDFNGSSPCNFPGIACDDNQYVVEIDLSSWLLTGGFPPAVCESLPGLRVLRLGFNEIRNGFPVDLLGCPFLEELNCSHAKIAGAVPDLSPLQSLRSIDLSNNKFTGEFPISVTNITGLEVININENPGFDVWRLPENITALTRLRVLILSTTSMRGDIPPWIGNMTSLTDLELSGNFLVGRIPPTIGKLANLQLLELYYNKLTGEIPNELGNLTRLIDIDVSDNHLVGSIPDSISSLPGLQVLQVYTNNLTGKIPRVLGNSTALTILSIYGNSLTGELPPNLGQFSNLIVLEVSENRLSGELPRHVCAGGQLLYFLVLRNNFSGGLPETYAECKSLLRFRVNDNQLGGWVPEGLFGLPHASIIDLGFNRFEGVISKSIGNAKNLTALFLPNNRISGALPPEIASATSLVKIDLSNNLLSGPIPAEMGNLIGLNQLSLQGNRLDSSIPESLSSLRSLNVLNLSNNLLTGEIPDSLCDLLPNSLDFSNNRLWGPIPLPLIKEGLIDSVSGNPHLCVPFHVNLSNPIFALCPKPNLRRRLNNMWIIGVSAMLSIAGVLLLVKRWFGRKNIPIEQDGFSSSSSSSYDVTSFHKLSFEQHEIVEALIDKNIIGHGGSGTVYKIELSNGELVAVKKLWSRKTKDRSPDQLYLDRELRTEVETLGSIRHKNIVKLYCCFSGIDSKLLVYEYMPNGNLWDALHQGKSFLNWPTRHKIAVGVAQGLAYLHHDLLFPIVHRDIKTSNILLDADFEPKVADFGIAKVLQARGDRDTSTTVIAGTYGYLAPDLG, from the exons ATGGCCATCGTGGCCGCTACAGCCCTCGCGGTCTCCTTCCTCCTTGTCCTCCTCGCACTCTCCCTCGGTGCCTCCGTCCAAGAGTCCCAATTCAGCTTCCTCTCCCTTCTGAAACAGTCCCTTCAAGGTCCATCCATGGCGCGCTGGGACTTCAACGGCAGCTCCCCCTGCAACTTCCCCGGAATCGCTTGTGACGACAACCAGTACGTGGTGGAGATCGACCTGTCGTCGTGGCTTCTGACGGGCGGCTTCCCGCCCGCCGTCTGCGAGTCTCTTCCAGGGCTCCGTGTCCTCCGTCTGGGCTTCAATGAGATCCGTAATGGCTTCCCGGTAGACCTCCTCGGCTGTCCCTTCTTGGAAGAGCTCAACTGCAGCCACGCCAAGATCGCCGGTGCCGTCCCTGATCTCTCCCCGCTCCAGTCTCTGCGCTCCATCGATCTATCCAACAACAAATTTACAGGCGAATTCCCGATATCCGTCACCAACATCACCGGACTTGAGGTCATCAACATCAACGAGAACCCGGGCTTCGACGTGTGGAGGCTGCCGGAGAACATTACCGCGCTAACCAGGCTCAGAGTCCTGATCCTTTCCACCACGTCCATGCGAGGCGACATCCCGCCGTGGATCGGCAACATGACGTCGCTCACGGACCTCGAACTCAGCGGCAATTTCCTCGTGGGCCGGATTCCGCCGACGATCGGCAAGCTGGCGAATCTGCAGCTGTTGGAGCTTTACTACAACAAGCTAACCGGAGAGATACCCAACGAGCTGGGGAACCTGACGAGGTTGATCGACATAGACGTGTCGGATAACCACTTGGTCGGCAGCATACCGGACAGCATCAGCAGCCTCCCTGGCCTCCAAGTTCTGCAAGTCTACACCAATAACCTCACCGGAAAGATCCCCCGAGTGCTCGGGAATTCGACGGCGCTGACGATCCTGTCCATCTACGGGAATTCGCTGACCGGAGAACTCCCACCCAACCTCGGCCAGTTCTCGAACCTGATCGTGTTGGAGGTTTCAGAGAACCGGttgtccggcgagcttccgaggcATGTCTGTGCCGGCGGCCAGCTGCTCTACTTTCTGGTGCTGAGGAACAACTTCTCCGGCGGACTGCCGGAGACCTACGCGGAATGCAAGTCTCTGCTCCGGTTCCGAGTCAACGACAACCAGCTCGGCGGTTGGGTGCCCGAAGGCCTCTTCGGGCTTCCTCACGCATCCATCATCGACCTTGGTTTCAACCGTTTCGAAGGCGTCATCTCCAAGTCCATCGGCAACGCCAAGAACTTGACCGCGCTGTTCTTGCCGAACAACCGTATCTCCGGCGCTCTGCCGCCGGAAATCGCGTCGGCGACTAGTCTGGTGAAGATTGATCTTAGCAACAACCTCTTGTCGGGGCCAATCCCTGCTGAGATGGGCAATTTAATCGGCCTCAACCAGCTATCGCTGCAGGGGAACAGACTGGACTCGTCCATCCCAGAATCTCTATCCTCGTTGAGGTCTCTCAATGTCCTCAACCTCTCCAACAATCTTCTGACCGGAGAAATCCCCGACAGTCTCTGCGATTTGCTTCCCAATTCACTAGATTTCTCGAACAACCGGCTTTGGGGGCCAATCCCGCTCCCTCTGATCAAAGAAGGCCTCATCGACAGCGTCTCGGGAAACCCACATCTCTGCGTTCCATTCCATGTGAACCTGAGCAACCCCATCTTTGCTCTCTGTCCAAAGCCTAACCTTCGTCGTAGGCTCAACAACATGTGGATCATTGGAGTCTCCGCAATGCTCTCCATCGCCGGTGTTCTCCTGCTCGTGAAGCGCTGGTTCGGCAGGAAGAACATACCGATCGAACAGGAcggcttctcttcctcctcctcctcctcctacgacGTCACGAGCTTCCACAAGCTCAGCTTCGAGCAGCACGAGATCGTGGAGGCGTTGATAGACAAGAACATCATCGGCCATGGCGGCTCCGGCACCGTGTACAAGATCGAGTTGAGCAATGGTGAGTTGGTCGCTGTCAAAAAGCTGTGGAGCAGGAAGACCAAGGATCGATCGCCGGATCAACTCTACCTCGACAGGGAGCTGAGAACAGAGGTGGAGACACTAGGGAGCATCAGGCACAAGAACATCGTGAAGCTGTACTGCTGCTTCTCGGGCATCGACAGCAAGCTCCTggtctacgagtacatgcccaATGGAAACCTATGGGACGCTCTTCACCAGGGGAAGAGCTTCCTGAATTGGCCAACCAGGCACAAGATCGCGGTTGGCGTAGCGCAAGGATTGGCCTATCTGCATCATGACCTGCTGTTTCCGATCGTTCACCGAGACATCAAGACATCTAACATTCTTCTTGATGCAGATTTCGAGCCCAAGGTTGCCGATTTCGGCATCGCAAAGGTCTTGCAAGCAAGAGGAGACCGCGACACTTCCACCACAGTGATCGCTGGCACATATGGCTATCTAGCTCCTG ATCTGGGATGA
- the LOC135615694 gene encoding cyclin-T1-3-like has protein sequence MAGDSPRMFSYDRDEEVKLPGASWYLSRKDIEDNSPSRRDGTDLKKETYLRKSYCTFLQDLGMRLKVPQVTIATAIVFSHRFFLRQSHAKNDRRTIATVCMFLAGKVEETPRPLKDVILVSYEIIHKKDPTAVQRIKQREVYEQQKELILLGERLVLATLGFDLNVQHPYKPLVEAIKKFKIAQNALAQVAWNFVNDGLRTSLCLQFKSHHIAAGAIFLAAKFLKVKLPSDGEKVWWQEFDVTPRQLEEISNQMLELYEQNRPALSSQGNETEGSSASGVSHRAPANTPLDVEEPTTQSGYSYVSKNATMQSSSTHSLSEQPHSDKHSGSSSVVHTDANDHTRHGTRAVVSDNKVGVGVKDHWHHEPLSNPDTMGSTFHHRPEQPGEELVSDGTEGMVETREKNSIYIEGSKVDPPMVDAMKKIDKDKVKAALEKRRKSRADNAKKVDLMDDDDLIERELEHGVELAVEDERNKQTGRSWSKPTYRQESLSSDHVMEIAYHGSQKATENAEEGELSVDSQGIHSPESSNKKRKAVSSPGKHFSAKNGYDLPHYHVPSKRQETREDMRRLERGERDHKRLRQEN, from the exons ATGGCTGGAGATAGCCCAAGGATGTTCTCATATGACAGGGATGAGGAAGTTAAACTGCCTGGAGCTTCTTGGTATCTAAGTCGTAAGGATATTGAAGACAACTCTCCGTCTAGGAGAGATGGCACTGATCTCAAGAAAGAAACTTATCTTCGAAAGTCTTACTGCACATTTCTGCAAGATTTAGGCATGAGACTGAAAGT ACCTCAAGTAACAATAGCCACTGCAATTGTATTCAGTCACCGGTTTTTTCTTCGCCAATCTCATGCAAAAAATGACCGGAGA ACTATTGCTACTGTTTGCATGTTTTTGGCGGGAAAAGTAGAAGAAACTCCTCGGCCATTGAAGGATGTCATTCTTGTTTCTTATGAGATTATACATAAAAAGGATCCTACTGCAGTCCAACGAATTAAACAGAGG GAAGTATATGAACAGCAGAAAGAATTGATTTTACTCGGGGAACGATTGGTACTTGCAACGCTTGGTTTTGACCTCAATGTGCAGCATCCATACAAACCTCTTGTTGAAGCAATAAAGAAGTTTAAAATTGCTCAAAATGCCCTTGCACAAGTTGCTTGGAATTTTGTCAATGATGG GCTCCGTACTTCGCTATGTCTGCAATTTAAGTCCCACCATATAGCAGCTGGTGCTATTTTCCTGGCAGCCAAGTTTCTAAAAGTAAAGCTTCCTTCAGATGGTGAAAAGGTCTGGTGGCAGGAATTTGATGTTACCCCTCGACAGTTGGAAG AGATTAGCAATCAAATGTTGGAACTTTATGAGCAAAACCGTCCAGCACTGTCTTCCCAAGGAAATGAAACCGAAGGTAGTTCAGCCAGTGGGGTCAGCCACCGTGCTCCTGCAAACACTCCTCTTGACGTTGAGGAGCCTACCACACAAAGTGGATATTCCTATGTGTCAAAAAATGCTACCATGCAGAGTAGTTCAACTCATTCTCTGTCTGAACAACCTCACTCAGATAAGCATAGTGGAAGCAGCAGTGTTGTGCATACTGATGCTAATGACCACACTAGGCACGGAACAAGAGCTGTAGTTTCTGATAACAAAGTTGGAGTTGGAGTCAAGGATCACTGGCATCACGAGCCACTGAGCAATCCAGATACTATGGGCAGTACATTCCATCATAGGCCTGAACAACCAGGGGAAGAGCTTGTATCTGATGGTACAGAGGGGATGGTTGAAACAAGAGAGAAGAATTCCATCTACATTGAAGGTTCTAAAGTTGACCCTCCCATGGTTGATGCCATGAAGAAGATTGACAAGGACAAAGTGAAGGCTGCATTggagaaaagaagaaaatctcGAGCTGATAATGCCAAAAAAGTGGATCTGATGGATGATGATGACCTCATCGAGAGGGAGTTGGAACACGGTGTTGAATTAGCAGTTGAGGACGAGAGAAACAAACAGACGGGTCGAAGCTGGTCCAAACCTACTTACCGACAGGAGTCTCTTAGTTCTGACCATGTCATGGAGATTGCCTACCACGGGTCTCAGAAGGCGACGGAGAATGCTGAAGAAGGGGAGCTATCAGTGGATAGTCAGGGTATCCATTCACCTGAGTCTagcaacaagaaaagaaaagcagttaGCTCCCCAGGGAAGCATTTCAGTGCGAAGAATGGGTATGACCTCCCACATTATCATGTGCCTTCAAAGCGCCAGGAGACTCGCGAAGACATGCGTAGATTGGAACGTGGCGAGAGGGATCATAAAAGGCTCAGGCAGGAAAATTAG
- the LOC103989885 gene encoding receptor protein-tyrosine kinase CEPR1 isoform X1, producing the protein MAIVAATALAVSFLLVLLALSLGASVQESQFSFLSLLKQSLQGPSMARWDFNGSSPCNFPGIACDDNQYVVEIDLSSWLLTGGFPPAVCESLPGLRVLRLGFNEIRNGFPVDLLGCPFLEELNCSHAKIAGAVPDLSPLQSLRSIDLSNNKFTGEFPISVTNITGLEVININENPGFDVWRLPENITALTRLRVLILSTTSMRGDIPPWIGNMTSLTDLELSGNFLVGRIPPTIGKLANLQLLELYYNKLTGEIPNELGNLTRLIDIDVSDNHLVGSIPDSISSLPGLQVLQVYTNNLTGKIPRVLGNSTALTILSIYGNSLTGELPPNLGQFSNLIVLEVSENRLSGELPRHVCAGGQLLYFLVLRNNFSGGLPETYAECKSLLRFRVNDNQLGGWVPEGLFGLPHASIIDLGFNRFEGVISKSIGNAKNLTALFLPNNRISGALPPEIASATSLVKIDLSNNLLSGPIPAEMGNLIGLNQLSLQGNRLDSSIPESLSSLRSLNVLNLSNNLLTGEIPDSLCDLLPNSLDFSNNRLWGPIPLPLIKEGLIDSVSGNPHLCVPFHVNLSNPIFALCPKPNLRRRLNNMWIIGVSAMLSIAGVLLLVKRWFGRKNIPIEQDGFSSSSSSSYDVTSFHKLSFEQHEIVEALIDKNIIGHGGSGTVYKIELSNGELVAVKKLWSRKTKDRSPDQLYLDRELRTEVETLGSIRHKNIVKLYCCFSGIDSKLLVYEYMPNGNLWDALHQGKSFLNWPTRHKIAVGVAQGLAYLHHDLLFPIVHRDIKTSNILLDADFEPKVADFGIAKVLQARGDRDTSTTVIAGTYGYLAPEYAYSSKATTKCDVYSFGVVLMELVTGKKPIEPEFGESRDIIHWVSSKMCTKEGAMEVLDKQISWNPMKEELVQVLRIAIRCTCSNPTLRPTMNEVVQLLIEAQPCKPDATGSSFKLKD; encoded by the exons ATGGCCATCGTGGCCGCTACAGCCCTCGCGGTCTCCTTCCTCCTTGTCCTCCTCGCACTCTCCCTCGGTGCCTCCGTCCAAGAGTCCCAATTCAGCTTCCTCTCCCTTCTGAAACAGTCCCTTCAAGGTCCATCCATGGCGCGCTGGGACTTCAACGGCAGCTCCCCCTGCAACTTCCCCGGAATCGCTTGTGACGACAACCAGTACGTGGTGGAGATCGACCTGTCGTCGTGGCTTCTGACGGGCGGCTTCCCGCCCGCCGTCTGCGAGTCTCTTCCAGGGCTCCGTGTCCTCCGTCTGGGCTTCAATGAGATCCGTAATGGCTTCCCGGTAGACCTCCTCGGCTGTCCCTTCTTGGAAGAGCTCAACTGCAGCCACGCCAAGATCGCCGGTGCCGTCCCTGATCTCTCCCCGCTCCAGTCTCTGCGCTCCATCGATCTATCCAACAACAAATTTACAGGCGAATTCCCGATATCCGTCACCAACATCACCGGACTTGAGGTCATCAACATCAACGAGAACCCGGGCTTCGACGTGTGGAGGCTGCCGGAGAACATTACCGCGCTAACCAGGCTCAGAGTCCTGATCCTTTCCACCACGTCCATGCGAGGCGACATCCCGCCGTGGATCGGCAACATGACGTCGCTCACGGACCTCGAACTCAGCGGCAATTTCCTCGTGGGCCGGATTCCGCCGACGATCGGCAAGCTGGCGAATCTGCAGCTGTTGGAGCTTTACTACAACAAGCTAACCGGAGAGATACCCAACGAGCTGGGGAACCTGACGAGGTTGATCGACATAGACGTGTCGGATAACCACTTGGTCGGCAGCATACCGGACAGCATCAGCAGCCTCCCTGGCCTCCAAGTTCTGCAAGTCTACACCAATAACCTCACCGGAAAGATCCCCCGAGTGCTCGGGAATTCGACGGCGCTGACGATCCTGTCCATCTACGGGAATTCGCTGACCGGAGAACTCCCACCCAACCTCGGCCAGTTCTCGAACCTGATCGTGTTGGAGGTTTCAGAGAACCGGttgtccggcgagcttccgaggcATGTCTGTGCCGGCGGCCAGCTGCTCTACTTTCTGGTGCTGAGGAACAACTTCTCCGGCGGACTGCCGGAGACCTACGCGGAATGCAAGTCTCTGCTCCGGTTCCGAGTCAACGACAACCAGCTCGGCGGTTGGGTGCCCGAAGGCCTCTTCGGGCTTCCTCACGCATCCATCATCGACCTTGGTTTCAACCGTTTCGAAGGCGTCATCTCCAAGTCCATCGGCAACGCCAAGAACTTGACCGCGCTGTTCTTGCCGAACAACCGTATCTCCGGCGCTCTGCCGCCGGAAATCGCGTCGGCGACTAGTCTGGTGAAGATTGATCTTAGCAACAACCTCTTGTCGGGGCCAATCCCTGCTGAGATGGGCAATTTAATCGGCCTCAACCAGCTATCGCTGCAGGGGAACAGACTGGACTCGTCCATCCCAGAATCTCTATCCTCGTTGAGGTCTCTCAATGTCCTCAACCTCTCCAACAATCTTCTGACCGGAGAAATCCCCGACAGTCTCTGCGATTTGCTTCCCAATTCACTAGATTTCTCGAACAACCGGCTTTGGGGGCCAATCCCGCTCCCTCTGATCAAAGAAGGCCTCATCGACAGCGTCTCGGGAAACCCACATCTCTGCGTTCCATTCCATGTGAACCTGAGCAACCCCATCTTTGCTCTCTGTCCAAAGCCTAACCTTCGTCGTAGGCTCAACAACATGTGGATCATTGGAGTCTCCGCAATGCTCTCCATCGCCGGTGTTCTCCTGCTCGTGAAGCGCTGGTTCGGCAGGAAGAACATACCGATCGAACAGGAcggcttctcttcctcctcctcctcctcctacgacGTCACGAGCTTCCACAAGCTCAGCTTCGAGCAGCACGAGATCGTGGAGGCGTTGATAGACAAGAACATCATCGGCCATGGCGGCTCCGGCACCGTGTACAAGATCGAGTTGAGCAATGGTGAGTTGGTCGCTGTCAAAAAGCTGTGGAGCAGGAAGACCAAGGATCGATCGCCGGATCAACTCTACCTCGACAGGGAGCTGAGAACAGAGGTGGAGACACTAGGGAGCATCAGGCACAAGAACATCGTGAAGCTGTACTGCTGCTTCTCGGGCATCGACAGCAAGCTCCTggtctacgagtacatgcccaATGGAAACCTATGGGACGCTCTTCACCAGGGGAAGAGCTTCCTGAATTGGCCAACCAGGCACAAGATCGCGGTTGGCGTAGCGCAAGGATTGGCCTATCTGCATCATGACCTGCTGTTTCCGATCGTTCACCGAGACATCAAGACATCTAACATTCTTCTTGATGCAGATTTCGAGCCCAAGGTTGCCGATTTCGGCATCGCAAAGGTCTTGCAAGCAAGAGGAGACCGCGACACTTCCACCACAGTGATCGCTGGCACATATGGCTATCTAGCTCCTG AGTATGCTTATTCGTCGAAAGCCACTACCAAGTGCGATGTGTACAGCTTCGGTGTGGTGCTGATGGAGCTGGTCACAGGAAAGAAGCCGATCGAGCCGGAGTTCGGGGAGAGCAGAGACATCATCCACTGGGTATCGAGCAAGATGTGCACCAAGGAAGGTGCAATGGAGGTACTGGACAAGCAGATCTCATGGAACCCAATGAAAGAGGAGCTGGTGCAGGTACTCAGGATCGCCATTCGCTGCACCTGCAGCAACCCAACTCTTCGTCCAACCATGAACGAGGTGGTCCAGCTCCTGATCGAGGCTCAGCCATGCAAGCCTGACGCCACCGGATCATCCTTCAAGCTCAAAGACTGA
- the LOC135615693 gene encoding receptor-like protein kinase 7, translated as MHHRFLLLLLLPLFLCLAPRGTPTTAEELRILLQFKASLQTAANSTAFRSWDAGNPTCSFDGIRCDSDGSVSEIDLTSAGISGEIPFDSLCRLPSLSALSLGYNGLHGAISDDLRNCTGLRRLDLAFNHLAGAVPDLAPLDKLQVLNLSDNAITGAFPWSSLAGLTDLEVLSVGDNPFDPSPFPKVVLNLTKLNRLFLSDSNIHGEIPPSIGNLTELIDVEIADNFLTGGIPPEIAKLSGLWLLEMYNNSITGTIPAGFGNLSRLAYFDASENQLEGDLSELRRLTNLISLQLFQNDLSGEVPPEFGDFRYLTNLSLYTNRFNGTLPAKLGSWTEFNYIDVSTNFFTGGIPPDMCKKGTMIKLLMLENRFTGEIPASYANCSSLVRFRVNKNSLSGEVPAGLWSLPNLNILDLAINQFEGPIGVGIGNAKSLYQLYLDDNQFSGQLPLELGEAESIVGIDLSHNEFSGEIPASIGGLRNLVSLDFESNTFSGAIPEAIGSCLSLSSVNLAKNNLSGPIPTSLGELTRLNSLNLSDNQLSGKIPATLSTLKLSSLDLSNNRLTGAVPAGLDIAAYSRSLVGNPGLCIDGVGANNLSSLRRCSAAQSGSSDGLRTILTCIFSIAAVFLAFLGLYIVLKKRRADACGGSGGDRAVVKDLSWDMKSFRILTFDEQEIVDAIKPYNLIGKGGSGEVYRVELASGEVVAVKQIWCDPVGGAKERSTAAMLVARGRRRPAAREFEAEVGTLSAVRHVNVVKLYCSITSEECHLLVYEHLPKGSLWDRLHGSTEAGKMELGWEERYEIAVGAARGLEYLHHGWDRPILHRDVKSSNILLDDCLKPRIADFGLAKVLHSAAAGVAEEASSAHVIAGTHGYIAPEYAYTWKVNEKSDVYSFGVVLMELVTGRQPIEAEYGEDKDIVYWATRRMSSRESVAAVVDGRIPERAREEAVKVLRVAALCTARLPAMRPSMRTVVQMLEEATSGRALAAIISKGDKAEHGVYMAEGKRVTEKPVM; from the exons ATGCACcaccgcttcctcctcctcctcctcctccctctcttcctgTGCCTCGCTCCCAGAGGCACTCCAACCACGGCCGAGGAGCTCCGAATCCTGTTGCAATTCAAAGCATCCCTCCAGACCGCCGCCAACAGCACCGCCTTCCGATCTTGGGACGCGGGTAACCCCACCTGTAGCTTCGATGGAATCAGGTGCGATTCCGATGGATCCGTATCCGAGATCGACCTCACGAGCGCTGGCATTTCGGGCGAGATACCCTTCGATTCCCTCTGCCGCCTCCCCTCGCTCTCCGCGCTCTCCCTCGGCTATAATGGCCTCCACGGCGCCATCTCCGATGACCTCCGGAACTGCACCGGCCTCCGCCGCCTTGACCTCGCCTTCAACCACCTCGCCGGCGCCGTCCCCGACCTGGCGCCGCTCGACAAGCTCCAAGTGTTGAACCTCTCTGATAACGCCATCACCGGTGCTTTCCCGTGGAGTTCGCTCGCCGGCCTCACCGATCTGGAAGTGCTCAGCGTCGGGGATAACCCCTTCGATCCCAGTCCTTTCCCGAAGGTGGTTCTGAACTTGACCAAGCTCAACCGGCTCTTCCTCTCTGACAGCAACATCCACGGCGAAATCCCGCCGTCGATCGGGAACTTGACCGAGCTCATCGACGTGGAGATCGCCGACAATTTTCTCACCGGCGGGATCCCGCCGGAGATCGCGAAGCTCTCTGGACTCTGGCTACTGGAGATGTATAACAACTCGATCACCGGGACCATTCCAGCTGGGTTCGGCAACCTCTCCCGACTGGCCTACTTCGACGCGTCGGAGAATCAATTGGAAGGCGACCTCTCGGAGCTCCGGCGCTTGACGAACCTCATCTCGCTACAGCTGTTTCAAAACGACCTCTCCGGTGAGGTGCCGCCGGAGTTCGGGGACTTCCGGTACCTCACCAACCTCTCGCTGTACACGAACCGGTTCAACGGGACGCTACCGGCGAAGCTCGGCAGCTGGACGGAGTTCAACTATATCGACGTGTCGACCAACTTCTTCACCGGTGGGATCCCACCGGACATGTGCAAGAAGGGCACGATGATAAAGCTTCTGATGCTGGAGAACAGATTCACCGGGGAGATTCCGGCCAGCTACGCCAACTGCTCGTCTCTGGTTCGGTTCAGGGTGAACAAAAATTCGCTCTCCGGGGAGGTTCCCGCCGGGCTCTGGAGCCTGCCCAATTTGAACATACTCGACCTCGCCATCAACCAGTTCGAAGGCCCAATTGGCGTCGGGATCGGCAACGCCAAGTCTCTGTACCAGCTGTATCTCGATGACAACCAGTTCTCCGGCCAGCTTCCGCTGGAGCTCGGAGAAGCGGAGTCCATAGTCGGCATAGACTTGTCGCATAACGAGTTCTCCGGCGAGATCCCAGCGAGCATTGGGGGGCTAAGGAACCTTGTCAGTCTTGATTTCGAGAGCAACACCTTCTCCGGCGCGATCCCGGAAGCGATCGGTTCGTGCCTCTCGTTGAGCTCTGTCAACCTCGCCAAGAACAACCTGTCCGGGCCGATCCCGACGAGCCTCGGCGAACTGACGCGGCTCAACTCGCTGAATCTCTCCGACAACCAGCTCTCCGGCAAGATCCCGGCGACCCTCAGCACGCTGAAGCTCTCCTCCCTTGACCTCTCCAATAACCGCCTCACCGGCGCCGTCCCCGCGGGTCTCGACATCGCCGCATACAGCAGGAGCCTCGTCGGGAACCCCGGACTCTGCATCGATGGTGTCGGCGCCAACAACCTCAGCTCGCTCAGGCGCTGCTCTGCCGCCCAGAGCGGCTCCTCGGACGGGCTCCGCACCATCCTCACCTGCATTTTCTCGATCGCCGCCGTCTTCCTCGCCTTCCTCGGCCTCTACATCGTCCTAAAGAAGCGCCGAGCTGACGCATGCGGTGGAAGCGGCGGCGACCGCGCCGTCGTGAAGGACCTGTCGTGGGACATGAAGTCGTTCCGGATCCTGACCTTCGACGAGCAGGAGATCGTCGACGCGATCAAGCCGTACAACCTCATCGGGAAGGGCGGGTCGGGGGAGGTGTACAGGGTGGAGCTGGCGAGCGGGGAGGTGGTGGCGGTGAAGCAGATATGGTGCGACCCGGTGGGGGGAGCGAAGGAGCGGAGCACGGCAGCGATGCTGGTAGCGCGGGGGCGGCGGAGGCCGGCGGCGAGGGAGTTCGAGGCGGAGGTGGGGACGCTGAGCGCGGTGCGGCACGTCAACGTGGTGAAGCTGTACTGCAGCATCACGAGCGAGGAATGCCACCTGCTGGTGTACGAGCACCTTCCCAAAGGGAGCCTCTGGGACCGGCTTCATGGGTCCACGGAGGCGGGGAAGATGGAATTGGGGTGGGAGGAGAGGTACGAGATCGCAGTGGGGGCGGCGCGGGGGCTGGAATACCTGCACCACGGCTGGGACCGCCCCATCCTCCACCGGGACGTCAAGTCTAGCAACATCCTCCTCGACGACTGTCTCAAGCCCCGCATCGCCGACTTCGGCCTCGCCAAGGTACTGCACTCCGCTGCCGCCGGAGTAGCAGAGGAGGCATCCTCCGCTCATGTCATCGCCGGCACCCACGGCTACATCGCCCCAG AGTACGCGTACACATGGAAGGTGAACGAGAAGAgcgacgtgtacagcttcggggTGGTGCTGATGGAGCTGGTGACAGGACGGCAGCCGATAGAGGCGGAATACGGCGAGGACAAGGACATCGTCTACTGGGCGACGAGGAGGATGAGCAGCCGGGAGAGCGTGGCGGCCGTGGTGGACGGGAGGATCCCGGAGCGGGCGAGAGAGGAAGCCGTGAAGGTTCTACGTGTCGCGGCGCTGTGCACGGCCAGACTGCCGGCCATGCGACCGTCGATGCGGACAGTGGTCCAGATGCTGGAGGAGGCCACGAGCGGTCGAGCCCTCGCTGCAATCATCAGCAAGGGCGACAAGGCGGAGCACGGCGTGTACATGGCCGAAGGGAAACGCGTGACTGAGAAGCCCGTGATGTGA